The window TATGAATCTGTCCAAAGTTCACCATTATTTAGTAATATTTAGTAAAATGTGCTGGGAAAAAACAGAAGGAACCAACATTTAGGAATTGAGGTAGTGCATTTTTGTACTATTTTAATTCCCAAAACCAAAATAAGTGTAATCATATCAATTTTCCCCAAAGAAATAGATTCATATCAGGGGCAGCAATGGCAAGCCGGGGTTGGCTCGAAAGCCTTGGCCCTAGCTATAGCCCTACAGGAATGGCCTATGAGGGAAAGTGTGAGATGATCAAAGGACATCAACTAGACAGATTGGATTGTCCAACCACTGTGATATTACATGGTTCCCATCTACGGCTGGGCCCATCAGATGAAAATTTTGCGTCGTTCATCCAAGCAGGCATGTTAAGCAGAAAGCAACCCTATGTTTAAATTCAGAACTTTTTTTAGTAGAAAATGGTACCTTAACGCCAAAGCACCGAAGGAGTAGAGTGGAACTCGAGGATGTAAAGAGAGATTCAAGAGAGAGCTTCTTTCGATCCACAATTTCTTTTGCTTTGCGAATATAATCCAGAGGATCGTCTCGCATTTGAATGGAGAATGGAAGGATTATATATCCAAGCAAATTGCCCCACTTGGCGTCTGTCTTCTCCTTCTCCATCATGTCAGCCAAGGCCTGTTTGTTGTCAATGTGAAATGGGTCATTTGAATAGAGATTCAAGGAAGCATGCTTGTCATTCTCATAATTCATAAAGATCCCAAAACTGGGCTTTGTACATGCCAGGAGAAAGGCTAATGTGTCATATGCTCAAGATCCATGGTCCATCAGTTGGGATTCCTACATGTATATGCCCTGGCCCAATAATCAGGCCGGTAACTCATGGGCCACAATGCTTGAAACAAATGGAAGCTTAAAGAACCTCCAAGATTTTCTTAGACATATGAATGGACTGGATTGGTTTTTGAGCTAGGAGAACCACATAGGGTGCacttgatggacagcttggatatttgGTGTAGAGGGGCTGCCCTGAACATGTGTGGTATTAGCAAATCTTATAAGTGAATCCCCATGACAGAGTGGAAAAGAGGAAATTAGGTGGGAGAAAGAGTGGAAGAGACTCACATGAATTCCTGGTGCTGCTCTTATGTTGACAAGAACTGTCGCTCTGAGTCGAATATTAGTAGGAAGATTAGATTTTCCTCCATTTTCCTCACCCTTTCCTGAAAGGAAACAAGTTCTTTTAgcctgcatttggttgcaccggttttatgattaatcagtctaatttggaacaaattttcatgataattcatgaaatttggtgtaaACAAACACGCCCTTAACATTTAAGTTAGTGTTATCGACTAATGCATCATCAACATATACTGGATTGGTTAGTTCTTTAACATTGGCTGGTTCTCAAGGTCTCATTTATTGCTGGAAGCAGACGAACCCACAACCAAATAATTGAGCCAACCAGATCAGAGCTAACGTCCATCCGTCGGGCTATTGATTAACAGGGACCAACTAGTCTGTTTGGTCATCGATGACCCGACCATTCATCTAGTGGACCATACCTTGGATGGATCATagtataaaaatcaaacaaaatggACAGTCTTAGCCATTTTGATCAATCTGCTTGTTCCTGTAGCTGACTGTGGaccccctttttttcttttttcttttcatcacCTATTTGGAGGCCATTGATTATAGACGGTAAGAATCATTTGAACTGTGATTTCTAGACCATGTCCCAACCTCAGTACCCTGAATATGAACCGTTCATCAACATTTATTTACTCCCAAAGAAAATGTGATTGCTATTTAGAGTGCTCTTAGAAATTCATTTCAATCAAGAGGCTCACCAAAGCTGCTCACCCCTTCTGCCCCACAGCCCCCACTATCACAGGTAAGAgatcttcaccatccataaaaacGTGACATAGGTTGTAAAGACTCTGGATCTCTGATGAATGATATTCTTGCAATGTGGCCCATCTCCACTAGGGACTttctagatgaatggtctggagcATCATATGGTGGGGCAGAAGTAGCAACGGCTTTGATAAGCCTCTAGGAGTGAGCTTCCTTAGCATTTATGAGGCTAGAGTATAACCGTATCTCCTGCTGAGGTAACGACTGAGGCCGGCCGTCGTAACTGCCAACAGAACATCGTTTACTGTCTGAAAATTAACCGAAAACAGAGTAAAAATTAATCAGCTTAATGGAATCACAACtccagagttttttttttttgttttgtttaaaatGAATAGATTGAAGATTGATCAACTACAATCTGTCGCACATGACTTTCACGTGCAACCAAATTCAAATGGCAATAGGGGAGTGCGTGGGACCCATGCTCGTCATAAGGTGTTCCCACCAGTAAGATCACTTGGTTCGGAAATCAGGCTAGATCActcatcaggtgtgccacacctTACTTATTACACAGCTGCCCACCTCATGAATTAACGGGTCAGATCTTCGTGCCAGCTGAtcttcatggtatggcccacattatAAACGGCTGGGATATTCCACACACATGACATGCTGGCACGAGAGCTGGGTTGCATGAGAAAGTCGAGTGGGGCTTGTGGGTGATCATTCCTTGATAATTTATCAAACCCAAGAAAATGGTGTTCACCATTTTTTAGATGGTGTCCCATCCACCGTTCACATACATACTCGTCAATTCAAGACTGTCCAAATCTTGGAGCCATTGGGGATGGACCAGAGTCTGAAAATCAAGGTTGTCCGACACCCCTAACATTAACGGACGGTCAATATAGTTTGattagtggtccaaattcaactaaCAAACTCAGATTGTTATGATTGTCTGATCAGCGTGAATTTTGTCCAATGCTCCATCACAACACGGCCCGTATTTGCATTGGCATGATTTTCCCTTTTTGGCCCCACATACTCTACAGCAGCTGTTTTAAATAGTGGGTAAAACGCTCAAGGTCAACTGGGGCCATTCATGTTAttagtgtgacatccactccgtccatcagatgagccTTCTCATTCTCACCGTACATTCAAAAAAATCACCCCAATCTAAACGTCTGGTGGTCCACACAACAGGGtacaatgtaaaatcatgatcAAAACctatgtatatgtgtcccttccGAGTTATTAtgaatcaggctgatttttggaatgtcTACTCATTCTGATGACACGCACTGATCGGGtaaaatgaaatataaacatcaccgtgggccacgCATACAAACCCGTGATTGGCcctctccattgtttcctgtggtgtgacccaccggagttgtggatggagctgatttttctCCCCAGCTCTAACATGGAGGGGTGAGCCTGATGGATAGAGCGAATGTTACTTGCTCAGTACACTAGGCCCACATGCTCAAGTGTTTTAAGTGATGCTTGTCGTCGAGTGTTTGATGATTACACCCGGCAACAACCGGGTGCACATGGAACCGAACCGGTAAATCAGACCCGAATGACTGACCACATAATTTGGTCTGGTTCTAAAGTGTACCGATTTCAATTCCAGTTCTGGAAATCAAAGAACCACGGCTAGTTCAGTTCAATTTTTGGTTTGGGTTTATGTAGAACTAAACTAAATTGGACAATTAAACCAAACCTGGAACTGAACTCCTtagttaaaaaaaatttaaatttaaattttaaaaagaaaaagtaaaaagagTAAAAAAAGGAAAAGCAAAAAAGTAAAAGTAAAATCTAATCCTTCTTTATTCTCCACTTCTTTCGGCGGCCTCTCTCTCAAGAACTGTGcgattgggctggattataaaaaaaaaaaatttatgcaaTTAGGCTGTGTTATAAAAACAAAACATGCAATTAGactagattataaaaagcccataaTCGTAGAATTGAACCAGATCCAAACTGGTTTTGTTAGGGCCCGTTTTCAAtttggttctagggtgcaaacggtTTGATTCCGATTCTAGTTTTCCTAGAATTGTTAGGAATGGTTCAGTTCCAGTTTCACCTCATAATCAGACCAGACGGAACCATGTGTACCCCTAGTTAATACAACACCAAGCCCTGTGGCACCCACCCAAGCAACACCTGTTAATACACACCATATCCAATCTTccccgtggtggggtccaccccagttGTGTTTATGGCTGGATTTGGCTTCCATATATAACATGATAGGCCCAAAGAGCTTGATGTTTCCTTTAGCTTCTATCATCAGTAGGCCCACTTACCAAATTCATAGCATTCTTCACCATCTTTACGTCATCGAGGCTCAGGGTGCGATGCACCAACCGTTTTCGGTTGAACTCAACACCCTCGGCGCCTTTTAGCGGCGTTTCGGTGTCTTTTAAGAAAACTGCTGTTGCCGCGAATAGCAAAACGTCCACCACCGTATTCCATAACCGCCGGATTACCGCCCACAGATCTGCCAAGAACGGCACAAAACCGCTCCGCCTCGAAACCGGCCTCCGGTTTTTCGGAATCGTGGGCAGGGATTCGGGATCGGCGGTTTTCCGAGTGCAGGCGAAGAGTAGCGACATGAGCGACATGCCGTCGCCGAGCGAATGGTGGGCTCGGAAAACCCCTACAGCCTCGGCTTCGGTGGTTTTCAGGTTGAGGAGATGGAGATCCCAGAGCGGTTTCGACATGTCGAGGGTGCTTTTCGTCAGGCGGGCGACGTAGTCTTCCACGAACTGGTCGGGATCTTCCATATCCAGATCCAATTCTGGTATGACGACGTGGTTTTCCAAAACCACCTTTGTCGGAAGCCACTTGTACGGTCGGCCCTTGCCGTCCGCCACCTGTTTTGAAATTTTGATATGCATCAAAAAGTGGCGGGAAACGTATTTTGTAAAGTCGTAAGAGGTTTGCTAGGACGCCAATGGACAGGATTGCCCAACGACTTCCTGCgacgggaagctaggtggggcccaccgtaatgtttgtgaaaaattcttcgtgtccatccgtttttccatatcatgttagttcatgagctcaaaaataagccAGATCTAAAAACTCAAGTAAGTAGACCAcgtgacaggaaacagtggggattgtaCGTACATTGTTGAAACATTGATGGAGCAacaggagttttggatcgggctagtattttttgttatttcagttcatcctaaggaacgcatgaacggtgtagatggcatgtaaacattatgatgggccttaagaaggtttcaacggtaaacattaCCCTACCCCACTGTTTCtgtattgcggcccacttgagttttggatctaactcattttttaacCCATATCTTaatatgagctggcaaaatggatggacaagtgaGTTCGTCACTAACATAGATTGGACCAACCTAACTTCCTTTAGAGGAAGTTCGTGAGAAGGCTTCACGGGCAATTCTCGCCCCAACCTAACCTCCTAAGCtcaggtaaaccacaccataggaaataagaGGAATTGAAAAGGTTAGACCACACACAAACATCACGATTATACACTAGAagcatttcaacggtgggcatcattttTCACACGGTTTCCTTTAAGTTGGTCCACTTCAAATATATATGGATCCATCTCATGTTTAGGGtccactaaaatgagctagtgGAACATCTAAAACTGTGTAGATATAAGACATACAAAAGGGAAGACCCCAACAAAGCTTAGGGCTGCATGAAGCAACTGCAGGCCATCCACTTTGGGAACACTAATCTCATGCAGGAAGTGGATTAATTGCCGGCGACCGTCATAAGCTAGGTGggaccaccattatatatgtgggAAATTTACCTCGTTCGtccattttgtcagcttattttacgacatgaaaatgaggcaaatctaaaattctagtgaaTTACCTGGCAGGAAGCATAGCAGATTCAATGCCCACCATTGGagcattcatggggccacagaagttttgggtcaagttaatatttttgtgttttcaaatcCCACCTtaggaacagtttggatggcatacaacatcaccaaaaggtttcaacagtaggcatctcCTTCCCCAGTTTTTCTTGTCATGTGGCTTACTTGCAGTTGTggaactacttcattttttacCTCTTATCTTAATCTGAGCTGGAAAACTGTGTGGGtaagatagatttctcacaaacattataatgggccacacctagtttTCAACCATGCACAGCAATAACTTACGATCAGGGCCGTATGACCTAGACAGCTCTCTCTTAGGATGTGGATTGAGTATTGCCCCTCTCAACACTGACCTTCCTAAGCTGAggtcaatcaaatcttgccacatAAGCTCAGAAAGAGGTCAATGCAAACAATGGCATTATCCAATCCACGTCCCCTCTCTTACCAATAGGTCACATTGGGGTTTAATTAAGATTACCTGCAGCACCCCAATGCAGATTACCCAGTGACTTGACTCAGTGTGGCCTataatcatgatgtatgtgttttttccacaccatgcatccatccatttttcatgggccccaaaaagtggtagctccaaagctcaagcggacctcactacaggaaatagtggggataatgatgcccacagttgaagggcccaccatgatatttatttgccattcaacatgATCATAAGGTCAAAAGGAGTTGGATGAAGGGACAAGAAAAATAATCGCTTTATCTAAAATTTCTGTAGCTCTTAGGAACTTTTGAACAGTGGACGTTCAActgccactgtttcctatggtgaggtccacttgagcttttgacctACCTAATTTTTGAGCTTATGCTCTAAAAGGAGAGGGTaaattagatggatggcgtggataaaacacatacatcacagtggaccccacggagtCGGGTCACCAAGGAATCCATGTCCACACCACTCTTTAATATTCCTACAACCCTATAAGCTCTATGACCCTCACGTGATATACGTGTTGTATCAACTATCTACAAAGTTAGTatgttttagggcatgaaccaaaatataaggcagatccaaatctcaaatgaccCTAGGAAGCAATAGGAAAATGGACACCCactcttgaaaccttcctacggcctCCAAAATAACAATATCAGCTTCACCCAAAACACATATGCCCCGAAAAAGCTTTTGTTTTTTTGGTGGGCATTTATTCACTACCATCCCATGGGGGGtggccccacttgagttttaaatctgcctcatgTTCGGCTCATGTCCTGAAAAGAGCTCACCAAAAGGACGAAAAAAGTGGATATAACATGGACATGGCCGACAAAACTAAATGCCACACGGAGCCCTAGGTAATTAATCGGTGGACTGTGACAACTCCTATTTACTCAAGAATGTGACGTCGCATGGAGTGGAGAGAAACGAAAACGCATGCAATAACATTTCATGTAACTGAGGCGTACGTCACTTTCGTTGAAGTGGCAGAAAGTTTTAATGTGGATGTGATCCAACCCCTCCATTAAGTGTGCCCTACAGTGTTTGAATCGATGCAGCTTAGGTGAGTccggggtaacagcttagtgggtgagtaCCTGACCATGAgaccaccttcatgtatgtgttatacatctaaaccgcaggaaacagtggttattgaacgcccaccgttgaaaatttcctagGGGCTACCATAATgatatacacaaatatcagcttgatccaaaacttcttttggcctacgagaagtttttaactgtcaaTGACTATtgtctcatgtggtgtggtccacttgagatttggatctgcttcattttttgggaccatgcactaaaataagctggaaaaactgatggattgagtgaatatacaacacattcattaaggtgggccccacggtcatggACTCGCCTACTAAACATTTACCCGGACTCGCCCATTCCGTGCCCGTATGAACGGGGGCTCAAGAATCAAGCTGATCAAAAACTCAGGCGGGCTACACCGTGGGAAATAGTTGAGATGGGAAGTACCACCATTAAAATGGTGCACTGTTCCCTATGGCATGTGACCCACATAAGTCTTGGATTAGATTAAATTTTAATATCCGTGGTGGaaatgttatggtccacctaatggatggcgtagatatgaTGAATGAGCTCAAATGAGGCTCTCTGCCTTACTACGCAGGTCAAGCTTTCCACACAGAGGAGAAGAATAAAAGACCTGAGAAGAATGAACTATGTTTCTAgatttagggcccacaatgatttgtgtgacatccactccgtccatcctctgCACTAGCTCGTGATCACAaaaattagatccaaaactcaagtgcacCATGACAAAACAAAAGGTGTAGGTTtaatgactaccattgaaaccttcttctgCACATGGTAGTTTTGGATATAACAGAGCTCCTCGTGGgaatcggacgcggattgtgtcttACCTCGCCCGTCTCTGGCCACGAactggcagttctgtgggcgggcccaccgtgatctatctGTATATCCCAGCCGTCTATCCCTTCCAtcacatcattttaaggtatgtgtacataaatgaggcagatccaacgctcaagtggaccaaacaaaataataaacttgggttgcattaaatgcaacagtcatcttcggtgtggtccacttgagcgttgaatcTGCCTAATTTCTGTGCACATACCTTAACGTAATGTGAGAGaagtgatggacggagtggatatacagatacatcatggtgggcccacccacagaactgcccgttcgtgggtAGAGTCGgctgggtaggacgcaatccgcgtccgtgagaATCACCCTATTActaacgggttggatggcgtgtaaacgtcacggtgggcctcaggaaggtttcaacagtggacgtttccATCCCTACTGTTTTCCGTGGCATGGCCCACTCGAGTtgtggatctgccttattttttaacttatttCTAACATCATGTtttaaaaccgatggacggattTGATGTCACACgagcatcacggtggcccacataGCCATGGATCAGCGGCCCGACATCACTGGGGCAATTGCTTTAGTGTGTCATAAATTCGGAGTAATTCTCTTGACAATACGTCAAGGCGGGAATCCTTTGTAACGCCTGTTTTATGCAACCGGCCCAACATGTGTAGATGAaaattccacaccgtccatcaggtcagCTACTCGATTTTTGGATTCTAGTCCCtggggccaaaaatcagccagatccactgTGGTATTAGACCGTCCTGACTCTTGTGCCAGAAGATCTTCATGGTCGTGGATCCCACTTTCTTCCTGGATCGGATTAATAACGTGGGACCTCCTCTCTACGGTAGTATATCGGCGAGTTTCAAAAAGGAATTGAAccaattggaagcggattggccggtgtaccacacatcagctatatagctgctgtaggcacgtgtcgtgcgaagacgaacacggacgctcctcgagctccgagttgtacgaacggttcaaagtagataaaagttacatgggctcacAGTGACGTATTTgtaatatctacaccgttcattatCTATTTTTAGTgatcattttattaaaaaaagtcatatccaaatatcatatgTACCGCACCACAAAttgcagcagagataatgattttttaaACAAAtcatagggccaccataatgtttattttccatcccatctattcataaggttaagaAATCCTCAATgataaggaaaaacaaatttcataataatctaaAACTTCCATAACTccaaaaaaggttttaatggcaaACATTTAATcctccactactttttgcagtgtggtcaactttatagttaaatctgtcttatttttcgtctggAACCTTAAGATGATCTCTCTAAATTGATGAATGGTTGAATATAACAAATATCTTTTAATCAGATTCAGAGACCTTTactaacgtcaatacaacagccacATGGTTGGTGTGTGGtgcaccggccaatccgcttccgaaccaattctttgttttttttaaataaaaaaaaaattaactacgACCACTTGTGTTGCCAGGCAAAGGACAGTCGTGCTGCGGAACCTGTGTACCGCAGGACCAGAAGACTGCGCACTAGAGAATGCTAACCCAAAGGAACACGCACCAACGTGAGccacgtgtgtgagatctaacTGTGTTGAAAAATTAGCTCAAAGGCTAGTGGCCTACCACTTTCTCTTAAAGCTGGAGTGATCATCATTTTGTTATTCTTTTTTAATTAAGATATAAATTAACAATTTCATTTATCCCTTTTAGAATTACTTTCTCAAAGAATCAAGGCATATGTAGAAGTACCATCAATACTTTCTTTACGCCTATATTGTTTTTTATGAAGGGAAGAGATAACAATTTCAATGCCGATGATATTCCTATCATGGATTAAAGTGTTTATGAGATTCTCTCGTAAGAATGTGAGAGTATTGGTCAATTTATAGAGTAATTTGTCAAATGTACTTATGTATTTGTTGATATCAGATACTTTTGTCATTTTAGAATTCTAAAACTGCTTCTTGATATACAACTGCCCATAAATTTATTCATATACAAACTATTAAGTTTCATACATACCCTTACGATAATTTTTTAATCCAGGACATTGTAGAGAATATTGTCTGCTAGAAACAATTAGATAATGGTTGTCTCATCGAGTTCATCACACCCTTCATTACTAATAGATGTAGGACGTTTCGCTTTATCAAAGAGCGCGTGTTGCAATTCTTATTGAACTAAAAGGCCTCTTATTTTTACCTTCCataattcataattatttttaattgtaAACTTTTTCATTTCGTACTTCACGTTAGACCTCTTTCGTCGACTTATTTTAAATTAGAACTCAAAATCCCAACATTAACTTTGATATCATTTGTTGGGAATCGTACAAAAGCAAATCTGAATTCAATTACATAAGACGAAATCAAATGTAAATAAAACACGTAGAGAACACATAAATTTTAAATAGAATAACTCTcataggaaaaaaccacggcacaaaccaacaacaatctactatgaaacGATATGACAAAAGATGATACACTTACAATGACGAGAACTCCCTTCAAATCTCCCAAAACCCTAACTTTCTTCTTCAAAACTTTTAAAATGTCTTAGTAAGCTTTTATTATTCATTAATTccgattacacctgatatatatagtattataatcgaaatagaaaacaaatcatGCACTTAAGCAGTTCCACATGCACCGTTAATCTAAGTGTCGATTGACTGACATTGATCAACCACCCTTTGTTCGATTGAGCAAACCAAAGCTCGAATGATCAAACTAATTCAAAATTGTACAGAGTAAAAAATGTATCTTTTCGAATATTGTAAATCGATTAACCGTAAGATTCAATCGATTAAGCATGGTCTAAAATTATTCAGTGAGCACTTTATCTAATTCTGAAAAGGTACGATCAATCAAGCAAAGTTGTCAATCAATTAATGTCCTCATATTCTGCATGGTTTGAagacatcattcaatatgttgcttatgatttgaaattttcaattgatttattaaatgggttaaagtttaggttagaCCCGTCCTCATTGTGACCCGACCATGGTTGGTAGTTTTTGAATTAGACTGCACTAACTTTACTTGCATAGGCATGCAGAGAGCTGCCTTACTAATCTATAGCTACACAGAACAAACTTGCATCATATCTACCCGTCAATCCAGTGCACCATATTTTCACTGCAGGTAAGTGGCAAAGCCAACAAGCCCTAATTTGTAGCCTAATGTCCGAACCGGGGAATTATTCAGGTAGcatcaatggcttagatcttaTATACGCAGCACAGTGGACCCGCACACGGTTTCGAAGATTTTAAAGTTGATCAGGATTTCCATCTCAACAGTTTCCCATGGTGTAGctcatctgaccgttggatcggCTTGATTCTGGGGCCCAGTCCAAACAAAGGGAAAGCACCTGATGTacggtggatctcatccacacgaATTCATTCACCGTAAGTCGGCGAAAGCCACGCCACCCCACTGCGTACGAAAGTCACGTGGGCGTCTTTCTTTCGTTTTGAATCCCGGGGTTTTTCCAACGAGATAAGGTCGCCATGTACGTGGCGACTGGATGCCCGGCGCGGAAACAGCGAAGACTTTTGACATTACGCCATGTGCGCAATGCGCCTTGTAaggtggggaagcggattggcttttACATTACGCGATGCGCGCAATGCGCCTTGTAAGTTGAGGAAGtaggttggctggtgtacctcacatcagTTATATATCTGGTGTATTGGCgacagcaagttccgtgggtctgacCATAAGGAATGTGtgatatccaaactgtttatacatTTGGCGAGCACGTCTTAACGACTGAGACGAAAAATACGATAGATCTAattataaagtggaccacactgcaaaaagtagcggggggattgaacgtctacaattgaaattttttttagggtTAGAGAAgtcctggatcaatatgaaatttgtttttcctcttcattcaggtctttgtaagcTTATTAAccgattggatgggaaataaacgttatggtgcgccctacgaattttttaacggtgaaaatcattatctcctctgctatttgtggtgtggtccagatgatctttggatatgattcattttttgtataatactctagaataatctctaaaaatatatgaacggtgtagataaaataaataaatcactgtagggtccatgtaactttgatctcctttgaaccgttcgtacaactcggagctcgaggagcgtcggtgctcgtcctcgcacgacacgcacctacagcagctatatagctggtgtgtggtacaccagccaatccgcttccgtaaggTGGTTGGTGTGTCTGTACTCCAAAAACTCTGTTTTCCAGAAATGAAATATCGAACTGAAAATCACTTCTACCCCGTTGCTGTTGTatgccgttgatctgatgggcctgaTATGGACGGAGAATTCACCAAGGATGTCTTAGGTTATTAGATCGTACCTGTCCAATCTTGGCCCTTTTTG is drawn from Magnolia sinica isolate HGM2019 chromosome 5, MsV1, whole genome shotgun sequence and contains these coding sequences:
- the LOC131245172 gene encoding wax ester synthase/diacylglycerol acyltransferase 11-like; translation: MDLIDGIRSRKKALKKLLITKRSEGERSAEMDNGVITEDEQQPLSPTARLFHEPHLNCYIIAIMGSGKRIDVDVVKAGLEVTLVRHPRFSSLQVADGKGRPYKWLPTKVVLENHVVIPELDLDMEDPDQFVEDYVARLTKSTLDMSKPLWDLHLLNLKTTEAEAVGVFRAHHSLGDGMSLMSLLFACTRKTADPESLPTIPKNRRPVSRRSGFVPFLADLWAVIRRLWNTVVDVLLFAATAVFLKDTETPLKGAEGVEFNRKRLVHRTLSLDDVKMVKNAMNLTVNDVLLAVTTAGLSRYLSRRYGKGEENGGKSNLPTNIRLRATVLVNIRAAPGIHALADMMEKEKTDAKWGNLLGYIILPFSIQMRDDPLDYIRKAKEIVDRKKLSLESLFTSSSSTLLLRCFGVKAAASVSHRVLSNTTMSFSNIIGPLEEISFYGHPIVYLAPSVYGHPHALTIHFQSYMDKVKMVLAIDECAVPDPGQLCEDLTDSLKLIKEAVLPK